The following are from one region of the Halarcobacter sp. genome:
- a CDS encoding NFACT RNA binding domain-containing protein, translated as MKYYLLKEVVTYLCQNTQKIKFVKRIDNNTIIIEFNNKNYLYFDMTKGKSLIYKRDELLKAKKDFNAPFDVILQKRFNNSIVEDIQLYNDDKVINIKVNSSSSYKRLTTVLQLEFTGKHTNIIILDENRIVLEALRHIDEFASSRVVKVGVKLDEIPKTNIVFKEEKVEDIEKTLYKIYEDLEKRDLENYRKQKISQVSKKLKKIEKLVSTLPLKENLEKESEQLYTNGNLILNNLYNIKPYQKSLVTYDFSGNEVEITLDTKIPASKYANELFKKAKRLKQKAINIKIEKGNLEEKISFLKRMILNLEKAVSIDEIEFLYPKKQKNQTKTKKSQNYESFFFEGYKIMLGTSERENIYLLQKAKASDFWFHLKDRPSSHLIVQNSKKTLPDSVIEKAAQICAQFSTDFAGTYEVDYTQRRNVKIQNGANVLYNPYTTIVVKV; from the coding sequence GTGAAATATTATTTATTAAAAGAAGTAGTGACATATTTGTGTCAGAATACCCAAAAAATCAAGTTTGTAAAAAGAATTGATAACAATACAATTATAATTGAGTTTAATAATAAAAATTACTTATACTTTGATATGACCAAGGGAAAAAGCCTAATATACAAGCGTGATGAACTATTAAAAGCAAAAAAAGATTTTAATGCACCCTTTGATGTAATTTTACAAAAAAGATTTAATAATTCGATAGTAGAAGATATACAACTATATAATGATGATAAAGTTATTAATATAAAAGTTAATTCTTCATCTTCATATAAAAGGTTAACAACAGTTTTACAATTGGAGTTTACAGGTAAACATACGAATATAATTATTTTAGATGAAAATAGAATTGTATTAGAAGCTTTAAGACATATTGATGAGTTTGCATCTAGTAGAGTTGTTAAAGTTGGTGTAAAACTAGATGAAATACCTAAAACTAATATAGTCTTTAAAGAAGAAAAAGTTGAAGATATAGAAAAAACTTTGTATAAGATATATGAGGATTTGGAAAAAAGAGATTTAGAAAACTATAGAAAACAAAAAATTTCACAAGTTTCAAAAAAATTAAAGAAAATTGAAAAACTTGTTTCAACATTACCTTTAAAAGAGAATTTAGAAAAAGAATCAGAACAATTATATACAAATGGAAATCTTATATTAAATAATTTATATAATATAAAGCCTTATCAAAAAAGTTTAGTGACATACGATTTTTCAGGTAATGAAGTTGAAATTACATTAGATACTAAAATACCAGCATCAAAATATGCTAATGAACTTTTTAAAAAAGCAAAAAGATTAAAACAAAAAGCTATAAATATTAAAATAGAAAAAGGTAACCTTGAAGAGAAAATTAGTTTTCTAAAAAGAATGATTTTAAATCTTGAAAAGGCAGTTTCAATTGATGAAATTGAGTTCTTATATCCAAAAAAGCAAAAAAATCAAACTAAAACAAAAAAGAGTCAAAACTATGAAAGTTTCTTTTTTGAAGGTTATAAAATTATGCTAGGAACTAGTGAAAGAGAGAATATTTATTTACTACAAAAAGCAAAAGCAAGTGATTTTTGGTTTCATTTAAAAGATAGACCCTCTTCTCATTTAATTGTTCAAAATAGCAAAAAAACTCTTCCTGATTCAGTAATAGAAAAAGCAGCACAAATTTGTGCCCAGTTTTCAACAGACTTTGCTGGAACATATGAAGTTGATTATACTCAAAGAAGAAATGTAAAAATACAAAATGGAGCAAATGTTCTTTATAATCCATATACCACTATTGTAGTAAAGGTATAA
- a CDS encoding phosphatidate cytidylyltransferase — protein MKEIIKSSSTRIKTGLALLAGILIIGYIDSFFLMWLLFGGLLVIAISESQKLYQMKVDSIYFYVGVLWFAAYFYPNAEDLTFIAAIIFASILAYTKTLDKKIFLPLFYPTASFLFLLTLYAEYGVMSLLWLLVIVAGADIGAYFVGKSMGKTKFCETSPNKTVEGVAGGLLVATLFGIVFAIDNISIFGSIIISLLVALASVFGDLFESYLKREADVKDSGNILPGHGGILDRTDGYLFGGVVMLFILRAVL, from the coding sequence ATGAAAGAGATTATAAAATCAAGTTCTACTCGGATTAAGACAGGTCTAGCTTTATTAGCTGGTATTTTAATAATTGGATATATTGATTCATTTTTTTTAATGTGGCTTCTTTTTGGAGGACTTTTAGTTATTGCAATTAGTGAATCACAAAAATTGTATCAGATGAAAGTTGATTCAATATATTTTTATGTGGGAGTTTTATGGTTTGCTGCATATTTCTATCCAAATGCCGAAGATTTAACTTTTATTGCAGCAATTATTTTTGCCTCAATTCTAGCGTATACAAAAACTTTAGATAAAAAAATATTCTTACCACTTTTTTATCCAACAGCTTCTTTTTTATTTTTATTAACTCTTTATGCAGAATATGGAGTAATGTCTTTATTATGGCTGCTTGTTATTGTTGCAGGAGCAGATATTGGAGCATATTTTGTTGGAAAAAGTATGGGTAAAACAAAATTTTGTGAAACAAGTCCAAATAAAACTGTTGAGGGAGTTGCAGGTGGTTTACTTGTTGCAACACTATTTGGTATTGTTTTTGCAATTGATAATATATCAATTTTTGGTTCTATTATAATCTCACTTTTAGTTGCTCTAGCTTCAGTTTTTGGAGACCTTTTTGAAAGTTATTTAAAAAGAGAAGCAGATGTAAAAGATAGTGGAAACATTTTACCAGGTCATGGTGGAATTTTAGATAGAACAGATGGATATCTATTTGGTGGGGTTGTTATGTTGTTTATTTTAAGAGCTGTTCTGTGA
- the dxr gene encoding 1-deoxy-D-xylulose-5-phosphate reductoisomerase, translated as MIVLGSTGSIGVNTLNIARKFNLNVEVLVAGNNIELLNKQIEEFKPKYVVIANKEDISKVSHTNVQAGQEAILQVIENSEAQTVVNALVGFLGLRPTLKAIECGKKIALANKESLVVAGKFIDQTKLSPIDSEHFGLWYLLQDRKISSMTITASGGSFRDYPLNELSKVSIKEALNHPNWSMGNKITIDSATMTNKMFELIEAAWLFDTRKVDAIIETKSLIHAMVNFEDGSTTAHIANASMQLPIAYAILGKCDENILEPVDLLKVGSLEFRAIEEERYPIWQVKDKILNNLDLGVVLNAANEVAVAKFLDSKIGFLDISKITLKALDKFSDASANSIDEIFNIDKEVRKYCES; from the coding sequence GTGATAGTTTTAGGATCAACTGGTTCAATAGGGGTAAATACTCTAAATATAGCAAGAAAATTTAACTTAAATGTTGAGGTTTTAGTTGCTGGAAATAATATTGAACTTTTAAATAAACAAATTGAAGAGTTTAAACCTAAATACGTAGTTATTGCAAATAAAGAAGATATTTCAAAAGTAAGCCACACAAATGTACAAGCAGGACAAGAGGCTATTTTACAAGTTATTGAAAATAGTGAAGCCCAAACTGTAGTAAATGCACTTGTGGGATTTCTAGGCTTAAGACCTACATTAAAAGCAATAGAGTGTGGTAAAAAAATAGCTTTAGCAAATAAAGAATCTTTAGTTGTAGCTGGTAAATTTATAGACCAGACTAAACTAAGCCCTATAGATTCAGAACATTTTGGACTTTGGTATTTACTTCAAGATAGAAAAATCTCTTCTATGACAATTACAGCAAGTGGTGGTTCTTTTAGGGATTATCCTCTTAATGAATTATCAAAAGTATCTATAAAAGAAGCTTTAAATCATCCAAATTGGTCAATGGGAAATAAAATCACTATTGATAGTGCAACTATGACAAATAAAATGTTTGAGTTAATAGAAGCTGCATGGTTGTTTGATACTAGAAAAGTTGATGCAATTATTGAAACAAAATCTTTAATTCATGCTATGGTAAATTTTGAAGATGGTAGTACAACTGCTCACATTGCAAATGCATCAATGCAACTTCCAATAGCTTATGCAATACTTGGAAAGTGTGATGAAAATATACTTGAACCAGTAGATTTATTAAAAGTTGGAAGTTTAGAGTTTAGAGCGATTGAAGAAGAGCGATATCCTATTTGGCAAGTTAAAGACAAAATCTTAAATAATCTTGATTTAGGTGTAGTTTTAAATGCTGCAAATGAAGTTGCAGTAGCTAAATTTTTAGATTCCAAAATAGGGTTTTTAGATATTTCAAAAATCACATTAAAAGCATTAGACAAATTTTCAGATGCAAGTGCAAACTCTATTGATGAAATTTTCAACATAGATAAAGAAGTGAGAAAATACTGTGAGTCTTGA
- a CDS encoding DUF1566 domain-containing protein, translating into MLKFLFIFVLFISYSFSLELKRDSDLNIVIDDTNRLIWQDSIAVLKVKKTHQDAQDYCEDLVLANYEDWRLPTIKEYQLIVDKNNQRSYINRVFRYNMKDGYWASKAHWRTFWFYADYMYFISGTPYYDSRHKIKFVRCIRDIK; encoded by the coding sequence ATGTTAAAGTTTTTATTTATTTTTGTTTTATTTATTAGTTACTCTTTCTCTTTGGAATTAAAAAGAGATAGTGATCTAAATATTGTTATTGATGATACAAACAGATTAATCTGGCAAGACAGTATTGCTGTATTAAAAGTTAAAAAAACCCATCAAGATGCTCAAGATTATTGTGAAGATTTAGTTCTTGCAAATTATGAAGACTGGAGACTTCCTACAATAAAAGAGTATCAATTAATAGTTGATAAAAACAATCAAAGAAGTTATATTAATAGGGTATTTAGATACAACATGAAAGATGGCTATTGGGCAAGTAAAGCTCACTGGAGAACATTTTGGTTTTATGCTGATTATATGTATTTTATAAGTGGAACTCCTTATTATGATAGTAGGCATAAAATAAAATTTGTAAGATGTATAAGAGATATTAAATAA
- a CDS encoding alpha/beta hydrolase, with product MKEKRVLVLHGLGGSDFPHWQAHLARDLIEQNSIVSFPALPNRDKPSLEEWKEFVKKEIEHFKPTIIVCHSLANILWFHICEEIDIQLDKLMLVAPVRITCQLEEIKEFFPYPMPKDLKSHEVIIAASTNDPYMNVEEAIRLSSKLNVGMKLLEDAGHINAASGYGKLDCALDWINREEECEENR from the coding sequence ATGAAAGAAAAAAGAGTTTTAGTATTACATGGTTTAGGTGGCAGTGATTTTCCCCATTGGCAAGCACACTTAGCAAGAGATTTAATAGAGCAAAACAGTATTGTTTCATTTCCAGCTTTACCAAACAGGGATAAGCCAAGTTTAGAAGAGTGGAAAGAGTTTGTCAAAAAAGAGATTGAACACTTTAAACCTACAATTATAGTTTGTCACTCTTTGGCAAATATCTTATGGTTTCATATTTGTGAAGAGATAGATATTCAATTAGACAAACTAATGTTAGTTGCTCCTGTTAGGATAACTTGCCAACTTGAAGAGATAAAAGAATTTTTTCCTTATCCTATGCCAAAAGATTTAAAATCACATGAAGTTATTATAGCTGCATCAACAAATGATCCATATATGAATGTTGAAGAAGCAATTAGATTATCAAGTAAGTTAAATGTGGGAATGAAGCTTTTAGAAGATGCAGGACATATAAATGCAGCTTCTGGATATGGAAAATTAGATTGTGCCTTGGATTGGATAAATAGAGAAGAAGAGTGTGAGGAAAATCGTTGA
- the tsaD gene encoding tRNA (adenosine(37)-N6)-threonylcarbamoyltransferase complex transferase subunit TsaD produces the protein MILSIESSCDDSSIAITDIETKKLVFHKKISQELQHSVYGGVVPELAARLHVEALPKILEECKEYFPKLKAIAVTNAPGLSVTLMEGVTMAKALSVSLNLPLIAVNHLKGHIYSLFIEKEEVFPTTILLVSGGHTQIIEANSLKDMKLIASTMDDSFGESFDKVAKMMNLGYPGGPIVQEKGLKGDENRFDFPVPLRQSPNIEFSYSGLKNAVRMQIEKLENEKPLEEQDICDVCASFEKTAVAHIMQKLKKLFKTKVPKNFAIVGGASANIRLRGAIEKLCQEKRCKLYLSELKYCSDNAAMIGRVALEQYKVKDFTTIEEIDIQSRIKEF, from the coding sequence TTGATTTTAAGTATTGAATCAAGTTGTGATGATAGTTCAATTGCAATTACAGATATAGAGACAAAAAAATTAGTCTTTCATAAAAAAATATCTCAAGAATTACAACACAGTGTATATGGTGGTGTAGTACCTGAACTTGCTGCAAGACTCCATGTGGAAGCACTTCCAAAAATATTAGAAGAGTGTAAAGAGTATTTTCCCAAACTAAAAGCTATAGCTGTTACAAATGCTCCAGGGCTTTCAGTTACTCTTATGGAAGGTGTAACTATGGCAAAAGCATTAAGTGTTAGTTTGAATCTACCTTTAATTGCAGTCAATCATTTAAAAGGGCATATATATTCACTTTTTATTGAAAAAGAGGAAGTGTTTCCTACAACTATTCTTTTAGTATCTGGAGGACACACTCAGATTATAGAAGCAAATTCATTAAAAGATATGAAACTTATAGCTTCAACTATGGATGATAGTTTTGGTGAGAGTTTTGATAAAGTTGCAAAGATGATGAATCTTGGTTATCCAGGTGGTCCAATAGTTCAAGAAAAAGGTTTAAAAGGGGACGAAAATAGATTTGATTTTCCAGTACCTTTAAGACAAAGCCCAAATATTGAGTTCAGTTATAGTGGTCTTAAAAATGCTGTAAGAATGCAGATTGAAAAACTAGAAAATGAAAAACCATTAGAAGAACAAGATATTTGTGATGTATGTGCTTCATTTGAAAAAACTGCTGTTGCACATATAATGCAAAAGCTTAAAAAGCTTTTTAAAACAAAAGTTCCTAAAAACTTTGCAATAGTTGGTGGGGCTAGTGCAAATATAAGATTAAGAGGTGCTATTGAAAAATTGTGCCAAGAAAAAAGATGCAAACTTTATTTAAGTGAATTAAAATATTGTTCTGATAATGCTGCTATGATTGGAAGAGTTGCCCTTGAACAATATAAAGTAAAAGATTTTACTACTATTGAAGAGATAGATATTCAAAGTAGGATAAAGGAGTTTTAA
- a CDS encoding translation initiation factor SUI1, which produces MIFEMGANLDGDNFDTSKNDKKSKKTINEIIPKNQHQLVFTFEKRKGKPVTLVGRFYIEEKEKKEVLKLLKKRLACGGSIKEEWIEIQGDVKDKIKTILEEKDWKFKK; this is translated from the coding sequence ATGATTTTTGAAATGGGTGCAAATTTAGATGGGGATAATTTTGATACAAGTAAAAATGATAAAAAATCTAAAAAAACAATAAATGAGATAATCCCTAAAAATCAACATCAATTAGTTTTTACTTTTGAAAAAAGAAAAGGTAAACCAGTTACTTTGGTTGGAAGATTTTATATTGAAGAGAAAGAGAAAAAAGAGGTTTTAAAGCTTCTTAAAAAAAGACTTGCCTGTGGTGGTTCAATCAAAGAGGAATGGATTGAGATACAAGGTGATGTAAAAGATAAAATCAAAACTATTTTAGAAGAGAAAGATTGGAAGTTTAAAAAATAA
- a CDS encoding NAD(P)H-hydrate dehydratase: MQNLYYEVGSLDKRCYEEFALTEDILMEHAASSILDFIENKFEQNSSVLIVCGMGNNGADGIALGRLLHKKFDVKLYIPFELKSQMAQLQYKRAGLLGVKVVEELSQSDVIVDCLFGSGLTRDLDTNIQNIIEKLNSYDSYKIACDIPTGIDFKGEVTTTAFYANTTITMGALKVSLYSDMAKDYVGEIFVANLGVQREVYENDTSVYLLDKEDLKLPLRDKKDSHKGTFGHLNVVAGSKKGAAVIAAKAAFGFGAGLVSVICHECVDLPYHIMQTHKLSSNCTAIAIGMGLGIYEKKEIEEILQTNLPIIIDADLFYEDIIKVVLNKEVVLTPHPKEFCALLKICDIADIDVKQLQKDRFKYIKQFSTKYPKVVVLLKGANVLISQNQSIYVNSFGSAVLSKGGSGDVLSGLVASLLAQGYKPLDAAISASLAHAMAAQNYRKNNYSLIPSDLVEEVKKL; the protein is encoded by the coding sequence ATGCAAAATCTTTATTATGAAGTTGGAAGTTTAGATAAAAGGTGTTATGAAGAGTTTGCTTTAACAGAAGATATACTTATGGAGCATGCAGCTTCATCAATCTTGGATTTTATTGAAAATAAATTTGAACAAAACTCTTCAGTATTGATTGTTTGTGGTATGGGAAACAATGGTGCTGATGGAATAGCATTAGGAAGATTACTACATAAAAAATTTGATGTAAAACTATATATACCTTTTGAACTAAAATCACAGATGGCACAACTGCAATACAAAAGAGCAGGGCTTTTAGGTGTAAAAGTTGTAGAAGAGTTAAGTCAAAGCGATGTGATAGTTGATTGTTTATTTGGAAGTGGCTTAACAAGAGATTTAGATACAAATATACAAAATATCATAGAAAAACTAAATAGTTATGACTCATATAAAATAGCTTGCGATATACCTACAGGAATTGACTTTAAAGGTGAAGTAACTACTACAGCTTTTTATGCCAATACTACAATTACGATGGGAGCTTTAAAAGTCTCTTTATATTCAGATATGGCAAAAGATTATGTTGGAGAGATATTTGTAGCTAATCTTGGAGTTCAAAGGGAAGTTTATGAAAATGATACATCTGTTTATCTCCTTGATAAAGAGGATTTAAAACTTCCTTTAAGAGATAAAAAAGATTCTCATAAGGGAACTTTTGGACATCTTAATGTAGTTGCAGGGAGCAAAAAAGGTGCAGCTGTAATAGCAGCAAAAGCAGCTTTTGGTTTTGGGGCTGGATTAGTTAGTGTAATTTGCCATGAGTGTGTTGATTTACCTTATCATATTATGCAAACACATAAATTAAGTTCTAACTGTACAGCAATTGCTATAGGGATGGGATTAGGAATCTATGAAAAAAAAGAGATAGAAGAGATTTTACAAACAAATTTACCAATAATTATTGATGCAGATTTATTTTATGAAGATATTATAAAAGTAGTACTTAATAAAGAGGTTGTTTTAACTCCTCATCCAAAAGAGTTTTGTGCATTATTAAAAATATGTGATATAGCAGACATAGATGTAAAACAGTTGCAAAAAGATAGATTTAAATATATAAAACAGTTTAGTACAAAATATCCTAAGGTTGTAGTTCTTTTAAAAGGAGCGAATGTTTTAATATCACAAAACCAATCTATATATGTAAATAGCTTTGGAAGTGCAGTATTGAGTAAAGGTGGCAGTGGAGATGTTTTAAGTGGTCTAGTAGCTTCTTTATTAGCTCAAGGGTATAAACCTTTAGATGCAGCTATAAGTGCCAGTTTAGCTCATGCTATGGCTGCTCAAAACTATAGAAAGAATAATTACTCACTAATTCCATCAGATTTAGTTGAAGAGGTTAAAAAACTATGA
- the cutA gene encoding divalent-cation tolerance protein CutA, producing MKAIIIQTTCSNKKEAKNIAETLLEKKLAACLQLSDIESFYKWEGEFCNDTEVLLSIKTKKKHFEKIESIIKELHSYDVPEIIAIDINNMSKDYKKFISENC from the coding sequence ATGAAAGCTATAATTATACAAACAACTTGTTCTAATAAAAAAGAAGCAAAAAATATTGCCGAAACTTTATTAGAAAAAAAACTTGCAGCTTGTTTACAGCTATCAGATATTGAGTCTTTTTATAAATGGGAAGGTGAATTTTGTAACGATACTGAAGTGCTTTTAAGTATAAAAACTAAAAAAAAGCATTTTGAAAAAATCGAAAGCATAATTAAAGAATTACATAGCTATGATGTGCCTGAAATTATCGCTATTGATATCAATAATATGAGTAAAGATTATAAAAAATTTATAAGTGAAAACTGCTAA
- a CDS encoding thiazole synthase, translating to MSDILKIGKYEFNSRLIVGSGKYKDFQTTREATLASESELITVAIRRVNITNPDEENLLDYFKDTNVKLLPNSAGCFTAEEAITTFRLMREATGIDLIKLEVIGDAQKTLYPDVIETIKACEILKKDGFTIMAYTNDDPIIAKRLEDAGADAIMPLAAPIGSGLGIQNRYNVAFIKDAVNVPVIVDAGVGCASDAAIAMELGAEAVLTNTAIAGAQDPIAMAQAMKYAVQAGRIGYKAGRIPKKPYATASSPVDGLIQF from the coding sequence ATGAGTGATATACTTAAAATAGGGAAATATGAGTTTAATAGTAGACTAATAGTTGGTTCTGGTAAATATAAAGATTTTCAAACTACAAGAGAAGCAACATTAGCTTCTGAATCAGAACTTATTACAGTTGCAATTAGAAGAGTTAATATTACAAATCCAGATGAAGAGAATTTATTAGATTATTTCAAAGATACAAATGTAAAATTACTTCCAAATAGTGCAGGGTGTTTTACAGCTGAAGAAGCAATTACAACATTTAGACTTATGAGAGAAGCTACAGGAATAGATTTAATTAAATTAGAAGTTATTGGTGATGCACAAAAAACACTTTATCCAGATGTAATTGAGACTATTAAAGCTTGTGAAATATTAAAAAAAGATGGATTTACTATTATGGCTTATACTAATGATGATCCAATTATTGCAAAAAGATTAGAAGATGCAGGAGCTGATGCTATTATGCCATTAGCTGCTCCAATTGGTTCTGGACTTGGTATTCAAAATAGATATAATGTTGCATTTATAAAAGATGCCGTAAATGTTCCAGTTATTGTTGATGCAGGTGTAGGTTGTGCTAGTGATGCAGCTATTGCTATGGAATTAGGTGCAGAAGCTGTATTAACAAATACAGCAATAGCAGGAGCACAAGATCCAATAGCTATGGCACAAGCTATGAAATATGCTGTTCAAGCAGGAAGAATTGGTTATAAAGCAGGAAGAATCCCTAAGAAACCCTATGCTACAGCATCATCACCTGTTGATGGATTGATTCAATTTTAA
- a CDS encoding TetR/AcrR family transcriptional regulator, producing MAIIVDKVQKRKDIALSCKELMIEEGINNISISKLAKEAGISKGSFYDYFTNKNDLVFEIINLSLLKHNTIKEEKLNNAKTSREKVKIFLEIFYEEEDDELRNLYKEFLSISLSEPTKDIIDYHTRHNEEYYIWFKSIFDEGIEKKELKPEAAKLISGLFLLGTGVFISQLTCKVSTNSKNEIDNYVDTIFDLIENQDCN from the coding sequence TTGGCAATTATAGTAGATAAAGTACAAAAAAGAAAAGATATAGCACTCTCTTGCAAAGAATTAATGATTGAAGAGGGAATAAATAATATTTCGATATCAAAACTTGCAAAAGAAGCAGGGATTAGTAAAGGCAGTTTTTATGACTATTTTACTAATAAAAATGATTTGGTATTTGAAATAATAAATTTATCCTTACTAAAACACAATACGATTAAGGAGGAAAAACTTAATAATGCTAAAACTTCACGGGAAAAAGTAAAAATTTTTTTAGAAATATTTTATGAAGAAGAAGATGATGAATTAAGAAACCTTTATAAAGAGTTTTTATCAATCTCTTTATCTGAACCTACTAAAGATATAATTGATTATCACACTAGACATAATGAAGAGTACTATATATGGTTTAAATCTATATTTGATGAGGGTATAGAAAAAAAAGAGTTAAAACCAGAAGCAGCAAAACTTATAAGTGGACTTTTTTTATTAGGTACTGGTGTTTTTATATCTCAGTTGACTTGTAAAGTTAGTACAAACTCAAAAAATGAAATAGATAATTATGTTGATACAATTTTTGATTTAATAGAAAATCAAGATTGTAATTGA
- a CDS encoding TolC family protein → MKKSVAILLIVPFALFGESLTQLIELTKNNKMIDSSRISIESTKDSYKSVQNSYLPQFTVGANYQRTNKETSGVPHSRNTIQGSVDYVIYDGGKKYNVYDSYEASIEQGKNSLVNQENEIALQVTDYYFTYLSLGAQKEAKSKEIEQLEAQYTRLKRFLDAGTTTEDEVQKIISRIETARVELHEIELNIQTITHNLEYVVGRSVSIEKGSSVDEFNSDNAQLRADIKALEYQLEALLADAKATKSGTLPTVTVNDTYARNDLNFNSSTYSSNSDEYNQNIASVNLSWKIFDFGATSREYQAAYKQYLALKSQYEYEKNKASVDLKLAKKSYEIGKLKVKSAVAGLNAANSAYDAIKAKFENGLVDNVSYLEALSEKYDAESALQVAQYDLEIRKANIIYYSGEKLEEFVK, encoded by the coding sequence ATGAAAAAAAGTGTAGCTATTCTTTTAATTGTACCTTTTGCATTATTTGGTGAAAGTTTAACACAATTAATTGAATTAACTAAAAACAATAAGATGATTGACTCTTCAAGAATTAGTATTGAAAGTACAAAAGATTCTTATAAAAGTGTTCAAAATTCATATTTGCCTCAATTTACTGTAGGTGCAAATTATCAAAGAACAAATAAAGAAACAAGTGGAGTACCACATAGCAGAAACACAATTCAAGGTAGCGTAGATTATGTTATTTATGATGGTGGTAAAAAATATAATGTATATGATTCATATGAAGCATCAATTGAACAAGGTAAAAATAGTTTAGTTAATCAAGAAAATGAGATAGCTTTACAAGTAACAGATTATTATTTTACTTATTTATCTTTAGGAGCTCAAAAAGAGGCTAAATCAAAAGAGATTGAACAATTAGAAGCACAATATACGAGATTAAAAAGATTTTTAGATGCAGGAACAACAACTGAAGATGAAGTTCAAAAAATAATTTCAAGAATTGAAACTGCAAGAGTTGAATTACATGAGATTGAATTAAATATTCAAACTATTACACACAATCTTGAATATGTAGTAGGTAGATCTGTATCTATAGAAAAAGGTTCATCTGTTGATGAATTTAATTCAGATAATGCTCAATTAAGAGCAGATATCAAAGCTTTAGAGTATCAATTAGAAGCACTACTAGCTGATGCAAAAGCAACTAAAAGTGGAACATTGCCAACAGTTACTGTAAATGATACATATGCTAGAAATGATTTAAATTTTAACTCAAGTACATATAGTAGCAATAGTGATGAATATAACCAAAATATTGCATCTGTTAACTTATCATGGAAAATATTTGATTTTGGAGCTACAAGTAGAGAATATCAAGCAGCATATAAACAATATTTAGCTTTAAAATCTCAATATGAATATGAAAAAAATAAAGCATCAGTTGATTTAAAACTAGCAAAAAAATCTTATGAGATTGGTAAATTAAAAGTTAAATCTGCAGTTGCTGGGTTAAATGCAGCAAATAGTGCTTATGATGCTATTAAAGCAAAATTTGAAAATGGATTAGTTGATAATGTGTCATATTTAGAAGCTTTAAGTGAAAAATATGATGCAGAGAGTGCATTACAAGTTGCACAATATGATTTAGAAATTAGAAAAGCAAATATAATTTACTATAGTGGTGAAAAATTAGAGGAGTTTGTAAAATGA